A region of the Lycium barbarum isolate Lr01 chromosome 1, ASM1917538v2, whole genome shotgun sequence genome:
GTTTGTGGCATGAGCGGACTGACCTTTAAACGACGGGCAAATGCGTGCAATTTCGCACAGTCCGCGGGCATATATGGACCTTTTCCGTTTTATTTTTGTACTCTCTCTTTGTGTCAAATTATTTATCATGATTATTAAAAATAGTTatcttaaattatttattttttggtaacttagacataaataagagtGAAGTTAGTAAAATACTCTTCCTAATTAATATTACTAAAGGGCGTGCAAAAAAAGTGACAATTAATTTGAGAAGAAGGGAGTACTCTTTTCCTCAAAGTGCCTAATTCTTTTGATTCAATTGTCCACCAAACCCGAAAAGGAAGTTTTGAATGGGCCAAAAACAGATTAACGTAGCTGAAAATTTCATCACATTTGGTGGTTTTCTAGTTGTCTGTTTTAAGTCAGATCTTAAATGGATATTAAGATAACAACCAAAGAATTAATCCTATAATATTATTCATTACATAACAACTTCTCACATTAATAACTTTTACATAACTAATTCATAAATGAACAGTTTCAAAAAGATAGAAACTTAATTGATATTTTAGTTTGATACTTTAGTACATAAGCGCAAGTTCAATGAGGATGATTTATACCCGCCACTAAGACTTTTCTCATATTGGATCGCGATAGTGGGCAATTATTAGCCAAGTGCTGTaatgaaataatggacactacaGTAACGGCTATTAAGCTTTTATCTAAGTACTGGAATGGCGTGTTCTTTTGATTAGGCACACGAGGGGACCGTCCAATTTGGTCATTGGCTAATACTAGgagtccgcgacttttgtaggacaaaaaaaaaaaaaaaaaattgaatcaaactaacacaaaaaaaaaaaaaaaaaaaaaaaaaaaaacataagtaggtcgtgaaaggaccaaactgcaaaaataagAGTCCAAACTTTCACTCATAAAATTTGTGCGTGAATAAGCCCAAAGTCAATTCTTGAAAGGAGTCACTGCATAAGGTTCCATCATGCCTATCACCAAATTCCAGATTGTAATGTTTTTCTTTGTTGATAGGCCATGATATACTcatccggagcctaaagggtataaaaatacacgataTAAATCAAAAGGGGATATCAAAAAATTTACAGACCAAAACCGGTATAACGTGAActggtccacgttataccccaatttttttttccactgtCAGAGAATcacagaaaaaataaaaataaaaaaaaagtatgtaGTTATGCAGTGACTCCTTTCAAGAATTGACTTTGGACTCGTTCACACACAaatttcatgcgtgaaaggccaaactctTATTTTTGCAGTTtgatcctttcacgcactaacTTAGTGCGTGAAAcatacttatgtttttttttttattagtttgattcaattttttttttttgtcctacaaaagTCACGGACTCCTAATACTAGAGGGTAGTTTGTAGGGGGCAATGAAACAAAGCCTACATTTTCAAAGTATTTTGTACATGCTGCTTTTACAAGCTCTTATGAGattattttttggacaatatCTCCTTACCTTTTAATTAAAGCTTCCTTTTAGAAAACGCACCTCGAGGGTGtctaaaaccaaaaccaaatcctTTTTAGTTTCACTTTTGGCAAGAtaaaacaaaataatatacagcAAACCAGAAAATACAGGAGGGACTTTCAAACTCTTCGTAAATCTAGGAACTATAACCAGAATGGATGATTAAGTAAATTTCATTCAAAGAGTTCTAAATTTTAAAAGGTATAATTATTATTCTAAGTTTTAACTTGACAACCTAGACATTTTTAGGTAAAAACTAACGTTATGAAATCAAATTACCATCGATTACTATCTTTTCATACTAGCTACAACCCAATATATTAATTATGGTATAATCGCATAGATCCCCTCATACATTTTTGCCACTGAGGACACCAAGTTGAGATAGGCCAATTAGGTTAAGAAAAGAAATTGGTATCTTGGACGCTATTTCAATCAGTAATAACATCGTTAAGCAAGAGAAAAGTTGAAAGCAAACCAATCCCTAACAGTTTTATAATATTCAAACAGAACAAAAACGGCAACTACCCAAAATTTTCAGGAGTGTCTATAGCTCACACAACCAGAACGCCTGAAATTTTCCAACGATGAAACAAAAATCTCCTTAAAAGATACGTTGGGTTTTTCCCATGGTGCTCTTCAAGTACAAGCACCTCACCTGCATTGACCAAAAAATACAGAAAATTAGAACTGAATTAAACAAGGAatggaatggaatgaaaaagaaCAATCCTCTGTGGAGTAAAATATTGCAAATTTTAAGTGGAGATCGCTAAACTGGGACACCAGATGCACTCACATTTTGCCAATTCTTCTTCAGCAATGACACAAGGAAATTGACACTCATTTGCACATTCTGGAAGATCTGTTTCTCCTCCATATCCATGTTTCCAACAGCAACTCCCATGCAAAGCACCTTCTTCAATTGAAACTTGATTGTAGCCTTGGTCTCATTAACCTTGGATTCAAGCGACTCCTGGTGTGTAACAAGGGTGGGAAACTTACCTGCATTTACAAATGGACAAAGCCACTCAgatatgaacttaaaggtgtacaGGATGGAATAAACCACCACAACGACATGATTGGTCCTGACAGAAACTGATAAATCCACCTTTCTCCTGGATGAAAAGCAGCATACCAGAACTAACAGTACATAAAGCATTAAGATAATCTATTAACTTGCCTGCCTTGTTCAGACCAGGCCCCAACAAACGGGGAATCTGCTTGATGACAGATTCTGAAGCCAAGAAAGCATGGTATTTCTTTGCAAGCTTCTTAACCAGCTTCTTGTTTTTGTTAAGCTTCTTCAAGCCTTCAACATCCATGTACTCCAAACCAATCTTTGTTGCCTGCAGATATATGGCAACAAGTTTTAATCATCTTTCCAAAACAAATAAAGATTCAGGAAAGGTTCCAACACATGTAGTTTTTGGGTAATCTGAAAGCAAGACAATATCAATAACTACTGCTAAATAGCTGGCATTGAAGTGTCACATCAGGCGAGTTAAAAAAGACTTCTAATAAGATTTCTAAGCTATGATAACAACATCCACAAGCTGTGTCACCCTAATGGAAGAAAAAATGCTATTAGGCTTACTAAGCTAGGATGCATCAGACTTCTAAACTAGTTGCCTTTTCCTAGATACAAGAAACTAGTAATTTGTAGAAGGAACTACACAAAAGTAGTAGGATAACTGCAGACACGTAAAGCTAGTGAAAGCAACCAACTGACTCAGAGCAAGTACGGCAAGACATATAATCAAAAGCTGAACAAATGAGCATAAACATGTTAAGGGCTTATTTAATGACAAATTAATCATTCTTATTGTTTAACTTGCAAGCAGAGGCTATTATTTCAGTAAAATCCTTTCAGAAATAGTGTTTGCAACTGTTAAACTTTCTGCATGCTGTAACATATTCATTAGGATTACCTCCTCAACATGCTGAGCATCTCCAAGCATACAGATCTTCATCTTAGGGCGAGGAATGTGCGGTAACTTAACAGATCCACTGAAACGCTTGTCCTTTTGGGGGTCATAGTTCTTCAGACCGATCTGGAGTTCAATGGTCTCGCTGAACTTCCTTTTCTTCTCTGCTGAATCATTCTTAATCACAGAGATAGCTTCTCTGACGGCCTCACTCTGGAGCTTACTGTAAAGGAATAAACATCAAACTACATAACTACAGGTAATCAGCACTACCATAAAATGAACATCAGAAGTGCATGTTTAATAATTGAAATACAAATATTACAAAACAGACTATTTCGTATAGGAaagaaaattataaaaaaatgaaaaaaaatctaAATCTAAATTCTAATTTGAATGCTGGACCCAGGAGGAGCATTTATTACACTTCCCATTAACATGAAATCCGCTATCAAAATGCTTGTGGCTTCAATATAAAAGAGATGCTCTTTGGGAAAAAAATAAGTTTGAAGGAAATAATTGAGAAACTACTTACTCATTAAACAAAATACAGTATCATTTTCAGGGACTAACTGTCAAAGCCTCAGAGATAATCAAAATAATACTATCTAATAACATGAGCTTGTTAACCAAGATTCCAACAGCAGAAAAGCTTCAGATTATTTTATATTTGATTTGTGATTACAATAAAGCCATTCTTTTCCTGTTAGATGCCAAGGCAATTTGATGTCTCATATGCAGTTTGACAACTGCTTTTTATATAACCATACAATCTTGCAGTGCATTTACTGTTACCATTAACTGACCAGTATAAATTGCATACGCATTACAATATATCAGCTAGAAAGAAGCACTATGAAACAAAAATTAACATGATGGGGATAACTTATTCCTTTGAACTATTAAAGAAAGAACATATAACATATCTTTGGCCTCTTTGACTTTGTTGTCCAAATCAACAACCTTTATAGGCATGAAAGAAACCAATTCATTTCTCGAATATCATTAGGAACATAAATTGCATAGAAAAGTGGACCAATTATTTATAATCTACAAACATGCAGAAAATTAATTATCAGAGCAAAACTTAATGAGACAAACATACTGAGATAAATAGATAACATATTgaggttaaaaaaaataaaaaattggagcTTCCTTCATACCTCATGGCTCAAAGATCTCTTCTTCAAACTTCACCTGTCAatcaaaaattacaaaaaaaataaaaatattcagctaaattccttttttttttttttaatgttttatcAGCAACCAAAGGAACCGAAATGCTTACAATGTTAATCAGTATATGCAAATTCAAACCCAAAAAATGATGAATGAGAGAGAGGTAGATAAGAAAGGTACCTGTAAGAGAAAACCCTCTGATTAGGGTTTGTAAGCGCCGATGTTGAGGTTGGTCCAGTGGATTGCTATCTTAAATATAGGGCTACAAGTGGGCTGGGCtcaggcatgagtacagaaactGGGCTATCTCACCAAGGCCCTTAAAATTAACCAGGCTAAAAAGCCCAACAACCCAATTCTGAATTTGGATTGGTTGGTTCCAACTTAAAAAATTTTTTTgagcggattgcccttcaaaggcactcgtccttaatttttgtccttcatctAATACCCAAGATTCAgggtgggttcgaaccccaattcaataaaaaaaaaaaacgcaaggtaGAGGTTTAGATTTCGCAAAACTCAATCTTAAGATAGAATTTGAAACTCTGTCTGAGGCCTAATTTTGGCCCGAATAAGCCTAAACTCTGCTACAAAACTCTGCTTTACGATTTTATTTTAATTGAGTTGAGATTCGAATTTCAAATCCCatgatattaggcgaagggcaaaaattaaagaccagtgcctttgaaggataaTCGTGCAAATGTCCACCTTTTTTTGTTTAATATATTTGGTTATTGGAAAGTTACATCATTTGTCACATTTTAACCTGTTTCTAACTTGGTGCAATTTTCTAGTTTTTCCTGAATACAActatgtttgaaaaaaaaaaaaaaggagacgaAACTGATTATCACATTCATTCTAAGCGGGGAAGTAACATATTTActttattatttctaattaaCACGAAACAATCAAAAATATAATTTGAAAACATAGCTATATTTAGTTGATGTTGACGTGACCTTATCTTTAAAACTCCTTATAGAGCCTGTTTGGGTGggcttaatttatttattttggcttataagttgttttcagcttataagctgctttagataaactaaacCAAAcgaacccaattatttttttgggattattttatgcataaaatggctttaagctggccagccaaatactcaaaaaagctaaaaacagcttataagtcaatccaaacgggctcatagttcATACCCTCCTAATTAGTGCTATCTTTGAAGTGTTCACACCAAGGCAATATTGCACATAAACATGAGCACATGAACTATCTCAAGAGCAGTGTTTTAAGAGGGAGGCGCGGCGAGACGTTTTACGCAGAAGTCCCATGAATCTACGGGGCGTATGTTCATGtatcttcaattttataattttattagtaagaaaataagcaaaattaatttttttcattaaaactctaaaaataaattcaaataaatcaccaatGATATAGAAAAAGTTATTATAATCATTATTTGGGAATGGTAACAACATAAAAAATGTCAATAGCCTAGATAATCATTAAAATGAATCATCATTCACTTCATCATCGATCTTCACATCTATATATCCTTCAAACCCTCAACTAATATTTGCActgatttttatttatatatttcaaAGAAGGAGAAGGGTAAAAAGTGTAAGACCAATGACAAAAAATGGATAATATGTTTCAGGAACATGGTGTAATGAAATCTCTATCCTATCAATTTCAGACATAATCATCTAAAAAAACTATTTATGACAGTATTATTTTCTATGAGAGAGTTGCTTTATATTTTAGGAAACATCGCTACAGCATgataacataaagtataaatatcattaaccaataataaaaatcataatctatagcaattttttttttaaaataaaaatcaaatttaacgCTCAGGGCACACGCTTTTACATCTAGGGCTTACGCTTTTGCACCCGAAACTTACGCCCCAAATTTTAGGACGGTCGTAATATGGATCTAAGGCTTTTATTAACGCCCCAAAGCGTTTTTGGTACGCCCCATTTTTGGACTCGCTCCAAAAACACCTTTGAAAACACTGCTCACGAGAGACAATGTCCGAGACTGATGTAGTAAGGTAATTTTTATAAAAGCAAAAATATTGATAAATTTAGACATTCTGATTGAGTACTTGGGCATACGATAAAATATTTCTATTAAACTATTTTCGACTCAAAATTTTAAACAAGCTTTTATGCATGATAACGTATTTCCGTAAATCATAAAAAATTAATATTGTAAAACCAAACTCCAAAATCTCTAAAAGTATCTCAAGCCAAAAATACATGGGTTAACCGCAAAAAATGTGGTACAGTGGATGAGGTTGTTCCTCCCTTAATtagaggtctcgggttcgagcccTGAGTATGAAAAAAATCCTTAGCAGGGAGCCTCCCTCGAAATGGGGCCCTACGAGACGCGAATATAGATATAATCGGGCTCCAATGCAAGTATCAACACcggataaaataaaaaaaaaaaaaaaaaagagagagagagacatgGTTTTGTGCTTCAAAAAATTATGCCACACATTCTCCAGAAACCAAAAAATAAGGGTCCAAAGTTGAACCAGTCTAACGGGCACTCCAAATTGGATGATATAGGTTTAATAGTGTTAATACAGCGCGAGTAGTATTTTAGCACAGCATTGGCAATCATCCCATTTGTATAAGTTCGGATTTCTCTTTCAGAGGCAGAATGGTGCTATTTGAAGGGATTTACAAAGTGCTTATGCGCCGCAACTCTGTCTATGTCACCTTCGTTATCGCTGGCGCTTTACTTGGTGAACGGGTCTGTCTTCTATCCATTAATTCTGTAGATCAGAAAGTTGTCTTTATTATTATTCCTATGTGTGTTTATGTTTGGGATCATTATTTGGGTATGTTTAAAACTGGATCTGAATCGGTGTGATGTAAATTATTATGAGATGGGTCCGAGTTTGATTTCGTTTTTATTAATTGCAGGCAGTGGATTATGGGGTTCATAAGCTCTGGGAGCACAATAATGTTGGGGTATGTTAattgtttccttttctttctgagatttttttaagaaaaaggtTATATCTTATATGTTTCATCaatcttttttattatttttttctttcttgttttacttgGATTCTTGAGAGTTTGTTATGATATTGATGTTTCAGAATGCTGTTTAAAATGGGTTATATAATTGGGATGAGTTTATCAGGGCTCTAAACTAGAATGGAGATGTAAGGAATTTTGTTTTCCAACTGTATGGATAGGGTGTTCTTCATAGTACAGACTGTatggacagtttttttttttttaattatatgaaAGAGATTATTGATTCCATCTATCACCAGCTTGGTTTTAGCTAATTATGGAAAAGGTATCTGTGTTAGATAGGGACCGTACTTGATTTGTTTTACCTTTCACTTCCAAATTTATTGGTCAAAGACAGTGAATGTTGTCCTTGGCGTGCTAAGCCAAAGACAAATCGTAACTTTGACTTTGTTGCTTGCAATGTATAGGGGGTTTACATGGTTTTATTCCTTAGATAAACTAAATTTGAGGAACGTTGTCCTATTTAACATCCTACCTCCCTTCCCACCCTTTTGTGTTTCAAAATATGATTCTGTATCGGaatttcttttccttcttctctggtttttcaaattcttcttcttctagctatTGACAGTAGGAGGCGTATCCAGGATTTGAACATTATGAGTTCAAATTCGGGATTCTACCACAGCCCATTTGATTTACCGCGTCCAACTCCAACATCTATTATTCGTACTTATTTAGTGAACATTTTAACACATATATTGAGACTGAGCCTCGGCTCCTGGGTTCGGATT
Encoded here:
- the LOC132604158 gene encoding large ribosomal subunit protein uL1z — its product is MSKLQSEAVREAISVIKNDSAEKKRKFSETIELQIGLKNYDPQKDKRFSGSVKLPHIPRPKMKICMLGDAQHVEEATKIGLEYMDVEGLKKLNKNKKLVKKLAKKYHAFLASESVIKQIPRLLGPGLNKAGKFPTLVTHQESLESKVNETKATIKFQLKKVLCMGVAVGNMDMEEKQIFQNVQMSVNFLVSLLKKNWQNVRCLYLKSTMGKTQRIF
- the LOC132604176 gene encoding cytochrome b-c1 complex subunit 9, mitochondrial; the protein is MVLFEGIYKVLMRRNSVYVTFVIAGALLGERAVDYGVHKLWEHNNVGKRYEDISVLGQRPAE